The following DNA comes from Gloeomargarita sp. SRBZ-1_bins_9.
CGGCGCCCGATGTGCCCGTTGGTCAGGATGAAACGGCCAATGTGGAGCACTACCGTTGGGGGGATGAGTACAAGCCCAAAACCCAGGTGCTGCCCCACTGGGAAATTGCCGAGCAATTGGGGATTTTGGACACGGAGCGGGCGACGAGAATGGCCCGGAGCCGGTTTGTGACCCTGTGGGGGGCCGGGGCCGAACTGGAACGGGCGCTGATTCAATGGATGCTGGCCCAACATATCGCCCGGGGCTATGTGGAGGTCCTGCCGCCGTTTTTGGTCAATAGCCAGGCCATGGTGGGCACCGGACAACTGCCCAAATTTGCCCAGGAAAGTTTTGTCTGCCGGGACGACGACCTGTGGCTGATTCCCACTGCCGAGGTGCCCGTGACCAACCTCTACCGGGAGGAAATCCTCAGCGCCGAACAATTGCCCATTTACCACTGTGCCTGGACGCCCTGTTTTCGCCGGGAGGCCGGTAGCTACGGACGGGATACCCGGGGCCTCATCCGGCTGCATCAATTCAACAAGGTGGAGCTGGTCAAAATTGTCCGCCCGGAGACCTCCCCCCAGGAACACGAACAACTGGTGCGGGATGCGGCGGTGTTGCTAGAGGCGTTAAAGTTGCCCTATCGGGTGGTGGAGTTGTGCACCGGGGATCTGGGGTTTGGGGCGCAAAAGTGTTTTGACCTGGAGGTGTGGTTGCCGTCCCAAAACACCTACCGGGAAATTTCCAGTTGCTCCAACTTTGGGGATTTCCAGGCACGGCGGGCGGGGATTCGCTACCGGGAAACGGGCAAAAAAGGTACAGAGTTTGTCCATACCCTCAACGGGTCGGCCCTGGCGGTGGGACGGACCATGGCGGCCATTTTGGAGCATTACCAGCGGCCCGACGGTCGCCTTCAAGTCCCGGAGGTGTTGCAACCGTACTTAGGGCGGGAATGGTTATGAAATTGGGGGATTGGGTTGGCCTAATTGCTCTTCTCATTGCCCTGTACATCCTGTGGGAAATCCGGCTGCTGCTGCTGCTGGTGTTTGCGGCGGTGGTCTTGGCGGTGGTGTTGCAGGGGGTGGTGCAGCAGTTACGGCGCTGGCGGATTCCCCGAGGCCTGGCCATTGCCCTCACGTTTTTTACCCTGTTGGGGTTGATCGGCGCTTTGATTAGTTGGTTATTGCCCCCCTTTACCAAGGAATTTCAGGAGCTGGTGAAATTGCTACCCAAAGGATTTCAGGCCCTGGCCCGCTGGTCGGCAGAAATACAGATGCGATTACTGGGCGAAATGGTGTTTGATGTGACCAACAATGGGAATGTAATCCGACAGTTGCAAAACCTGTTAGCACCTTTTTTGGGGCGGGGGATTGATTTCTTTTTCAATACCATTGGTGGGCTGTTGTCGGTGATTTTGATTCTGGCGTTGGCGGCAATGTTTTTGGCCGACCCAACCACCTATCGCCGGGGGTTTATTCGTCTTTTTCCCTCCTTTTATCGCCATCGGGTGGATACCATTCTCCAGCGCTGCGAAGTGAATTTGCGTTCCTGGATGCTGGGGGCGCTCACAGCTATGACGGTGGTAGGAATTTTGAGTTTTATTGGTCTTTCCCTCCTGGGGGTGCGCCTGTATTTTGCCCACGCCCTGATTGCTGCGCTGCTGAATTTGATCCCCAATATCGGTCCGACGATGAGTGTCATTCCCCCGGCGGTGGTGGCCCTGTTGGATGCCCCCTGGAAGGCCATTGCTGTGGTGGTTTTGTATTTCCTTATTCAGCAAAATGACGCCTATGTGGTGACGCCCTATGTCATGTCGCAGCATTTGGAATTGCCGCCGGCTTTGACCTTGATCGGCCAAATTTTTTTCACCACGTTTTTGGGACTGCCGGGGCTGATTTTGGCCTTGCCGTTGCTGGTGGTGTTCCGGGTCTGGATTGAAGAGGCCTTGATTAAGGATGTATTGGACCCCTGGCAGCGCTGGCGGTGCTAGTCACGGCTTGCCGTAACCAGGCTTCGATCCCCTGGGCGAGGACCTGCGCTAAGCGTTGTTGGGCTGACGGGTTGACAATCCACTCGAATTCCTCGGGATGGATCATAAAGCCCAACTCCAGCAAAACGGCGGGACAAACGGTGGGCCGGGTCAGGGCCAGATTGCCCCAAAAGACGCCGTAGCTGGGGCGCTGGGCGTGCCGGGTCAGGTAGTCGTGCAAGAAACGGGCCAGGTCCTGACTCTGGGGGTGATACCAAAAAGCGCCGATACCCTGGGTGGCCCACACATCGCCGGCATCCGGTAGGGCGTTGTAGTGGAGGCTGAGGGCCACATGGGGTTCCCGCTCCTGGATCAGGCGCACACGCTCGGCCAGGGAAACCGCCACGTCCTGGGTGCGAGTCAGAAAAACCGCTGCCCCCCGCTGCCGCAACCGTTCCGCCAGTAATTGGGATATCTGGAGGGTCACCTGTTTTTCCGGCGTGCCATCGGGTCCTAAAGCGCCCAGGTCCTCTGGCCCCCCATGCCCAGGGTCAATCAGGATGCGCACACCCCGCAGGGAATCCACTGCCAAACGGGGGGGATGCCGCAGGTGCAAAACGAGGACGTTGTCCCGGTAGCTCACCCCATACCCCCATAGCTGGGCACCGGGGGCATAAAAGCGATAGCGCACTTGGCCGGGCGCCACCTGCTGCCAGGTGAAAAAGCGTACGGCGGGGCTGGGGTCCAGGCGAATGAAATCCGTCTGGGCGGTGGTGTGCCATAGGGTGATTTGGATCACGCCGGGTTCCTGGTGAATGGTGATGGGAATAGGGGTGGCCAAGGGAAAGTGAATTTCCGTCCATTCGGCCCCCACTTGACTGCGGACACCCTGCAAAACGGTGTGAGGTACGGCCCTGCTGGGGTGCAGACTCACCTGCCGGCGGTGCAGCCAACCCCCATAGCCCAGGCGCAACCAGTCCCCCTCCCAGCCGGTAACCTGGTCCTGCGTCCCCACCGGTAAAGGCGTCAGGCGAGCGTAGTCCGTGCCAGGCCCCGTGCGGGCAATTCCCTCCTCCTGTAGCGTGGCAAGGGCTAAGTCGTCGGGGTCCAAGACGGTCACGACGCCGGGACTCTGCCAGGTCTGTCCCCGCCAAACCAGTTCCGGTCGCCCGAGTACACCCGGTTGAGACCCCCGCCCACAGCCCCGATAGAAGGTGGTAATTCCGGTGGCAGGCGCTGCCGTCAACAAAACGTCCGCATTGGCCAGGGGTAGCCCAGACGTAACCGGCGTTAGGGGCATCTGCAGAGACCCCAAACGGACGAAAACCGGCTCCGCACCCGCAGGGACCACCGCCTGAAAACAGAGGGGTTCCCCTGGCAAACGGGCCACATCCACCGCCGGCGCCAAGGGCGTGGCTTGGGGTCTAGGCAGTACCCGCCGTACCCGCAGCGTTCGGGTTTGCGACCCCCCGCGCACAGTGATCAGGTTGTCCCCCAGCGCCAGGGGCACCGAAGGGGCAAAGTGTCCGGCGCTCGAGCGTTTAACCGGTTCCCCGTTCACCCACACCGGTTCCCGGGGGTCATGGGTGCCAATCAAAAAAATGCGGGGGGCGGTGGTCTCATGGGACGCCGGCGGGTACACCACCTGTAAGGCCATGGAAAAGACCAGGCTCCCCAGAAATCCCTGTCCCACTACCGCCGCCGGGGCACCTTGGCTAAAAAGTCCAGTTCCTGTACCCGCACGTTGGGGGTGGGCTGGGGTTGGGTCGCCACCTGCTGGGCCAGGGAACGATACAGTTCCGGGTCACCCGCTTTCGCCAACCTCCGCCGCCGGGTTTGCGCCTGCTGCTGATAGAAGCGAATCAGCACGTAATTCCAATCAATAAAGCCGATGCCCTCCTTGGCCCGGTAGTTGCCGTCGTAACGGGGGGTAACCAGGTTAAAGGGACGACCCTGCATCCGGCGGCGCTGGTAGGGCACCACATTATCCCCAAAAGTTTCCGTATATTCGTCACTGTCTATCAGTTCATTGACAAACCCGCGAAACCCCCGGGTGGCAATGCGGATAGACCAGGCGATTTCCTCATCCCGGTTATAGGCCGCCCGCCCCAGAATCCGCCGCAGGCAAATATCCACCAGGCGGTAGTTGTTATTGGCGGCCACCACCAGCCGGTAAAAGGGGTCCGATTGGGCCAGTCCCCGAATAAAGTCCCGCACCGTAATCGCCCGGTTTTTCAACTGGGATTCCAACGTCACCTGGCGACAGGACTGCAAAATTAAATGCTCGCTAAAAATTTGCCGGTAGGCCGCCCAAATCAGGGCATCCATTTCGTCGGGTGTACTCACATCCTCCAGACGATAAATGCGGGGGCTGTCTTCGTTGATTTCCGCCGGGCCAAAGTCCCGCACCCGATGGTTCTGGGTTGTCGGTCGGTAGGCAAGCAACGGTAACGTCATGGACACCACTCCAGTCAGGGACTTCCTTCAGGGTAGGTCAAGGGGTTCCCCACCGTCCCCAAAAGTAACGCAATGTTAAGGCTTTAATCCGGCCGGCGGCGCAGGAATTGCCCCAATTGCACCACCTGGGCGATCCCCTGCAACAGTAACAAGCCAAATCCCACCAGGGGCAGGGTTTTTACCCAGTAACGGGGCAGACCGCCGGGGTCAGGGGATTGTTCCCCCACCTGCCAGGACGCCACAACCGGGGGAACCGTCACCCAGATCAACAAGACCACAAAAGGCAGGAGAAACAGCAGCGTCCCCCACAGGTCCATCCAGGCGCGGCGGCGTTCTGACCAGCGGTTGACCAGCACATCCACTCGCACGTGACCGTTGTGGAGCAAGGTGTAGGCCGCCCCCAGGAAAAAAATGGCGCTAAACAGATACCACTGCAATTCCAAAAAGGCATTGGAACTAAGATTGCGGCCCACCGCCCGGCCCACGTAGCGCCCGAGCACATTCCACGCGCCGATTAATACCAGCAGGGGCACCAGAGCCATGGCTACTTGACCGGCGCGCTGACTCAACCGATTGACCCAGGATACCCACCCCATACCGCCAGCATACCCCGTTGCCAGTCGCGCTTCAAGCTTGTTAATATAGCTAATGCATTGGCAATGGGGTGTCGCCAAGTGGTAAGGCAGCTGGTTTTGGTCCAGCCATTCCGAGGTTCGAATCCTTGCACCCCAGTTTCTCCCGACAACTAGCTCCATGGGTCACCTGCCGCTGCTGGCCCTGGATTTCGACGGGGTTCTGTGTGATGGGCTGGCGGAATACTTTGCGGTAAGTGCGGCGGTCTATTGCCAGTGGTGCCCGGAGGTGGGCTGCCAGGGCCGCTTGGCATCCTTCCGGGAAGCCTTTTACCGGTTGCGACCGGTGGTGACCCACGGCTGGGAAATGCCCTTGCTGTTGCACGCCCTGGTCCAAGGGGAAGACCCCCAGACCCTGGCGACGGATTGGCCCCAGGTGCAGCAGCGCTTACTGCGGGAAACGGGGTGGTCGCCCCAGGAACTGGGCCAGGCGGTGGATGTCACCCGGGATGCCTGGATCGCCCAGGACGAACAGGGCTGGTTGGCCCTACACAGCTTTTATCCGGGGGTGGCGGCCCAGGTGCAGCGTTGGTTGACCCAGGCCCCTTTTGTGCCCGTGATTGTGACCACCAAGCAGGAACGGTTCGTCCAGGCCCTATGGCAAAGTGTAGGTATCACCTGGCCGGAGAAGTGGCTCTACGGCAAAAGCGCTGGGGAACCCAAAACCACCACCCTACAGCGGTTACGCCAACAGGCACCGGTGCTGGGACTGGTGGAGGATCGGCTGGAGACTCTCCTGGCGGTGCAGCAAACACCGGCCTTGCAGGATGTGCCCTTGTTCCTGGCCACCTGGGGCTACACCACACCGGCCCAAATGGCAACGGCCCGCCAACATGGCATCCAACTGTTAACACTGGCTGAATTTGGGGACCCCACCCTGCCCTGGTTGCCGACCCTGCCGAGGGGATCACATCAGGGGTATGGGCGTCATAACCCTGCCGGCTAGGGTTTTTCTGATAAGAAACTTTTATAGCTATTGGCCTGGCCGGGGGCTGACAGAGCTGGGGGGTTCCTGCTACACTTCGTTTGTGTGAGGAGCGAACCAGTGAGGGGTCTGAGACGAAACTTGGATAGTCGTCAGCCCCCTTTCTGGTTTATAGGGGTTTATGTAATTTTTGAGGCCAAGGATAGGGACTCTAGGTATTGTGCCGGGAATAGGGGTGGGGATGGGATTACTGCCTGGGGTTGGTGCTGAAACTGGGCTGCCTGTCAACTCTCCGGGTAGGTGATGCCTGGCAATTATAAACGTCGTGAAATGGGGCTGGCCGTTTCTGGGCTACAGTAGAGCTTGGAGGACTTGAGGGCACAACCCATGGAAACCAACATTCTGGCATTGATTGGCACGGCGTTGCTGGTGTTGATTCCCAGCGCGTTTTTGATCATCCTCTACGTGCAAACGGCCAGCCGCGGGGAAGGTCAACGTTAACTTTGAGCTGGGGCGCGCACCAACAACACCGGAGCGTCCGCATGCACCCGTACATAGTCGGACACGGAATTGCCCAGCAACCGGTCCAGGTCCACCAAACTCCGGGCGATGGTCGGCCGGCGGTCGGGAGAGCCCAGCATGACCAGGTCGGCGCTGACCTC
Coding sequences within:
- the serS gene encoding serine--tRNA ligase, with amino-acid sequence MLDLKLIREQPEQVAARLATRQMAIDLEPLLALDAQVRQREKQRAQLQAESNDIGKRVGQLLRSGGDPDTIAQLRERGQEIKHLLATLEQEERELRHQLQDLLLQLPNLPAPDVPVGQDETANVEHYRWGDEYKPKTQVLPHWEIAEQLGILDTERATRMARSRFVTLWGAGAELERALIQWMLAQHIARGYVEVLPPFLVNSQAMVGTGQLPKFAQESFVCRDDDLWLIPTAEVPVTNLYREEILSAEQLPIYHCAWTPCFRREAGSYGRDTRGLIRLHQFNKVELVKIVRPETSPQEHEQLVRDAAVLLEALKLPYRVVELCTGDLGFGAQKCFDLEVWLPSQNTYREISSCSNFGDFQARRAGIRYRETGKKGTEFVHTLNGSALAVGRTMAAILEHYQRPDGRLQVPEVLQPYLGREWL
- a CDS encoding AI-2E family transporter, with translation MVMKLGDWVGLIALLIALYILWEIRLLLLLVFAAVVLAVVLQGVVQQLRRWRIPRGLAIALTFFTLLGLIGALISWLLPPFTKEFQELVKLLPKGFQALARWSAEIQMRLLGEMVFDVTNNGNVIRQLQNLLAPFLGRGIDFFFNTIGGLLSVILILALAAMFLADPTTYRRGFIRLFPSFYRHRVDTILQRCEVNLRSWMLGALTAMTVVGILSFIGLSLLGVRLYFAHALIAALLNLIPNIGPTMSVIPPAVVALLDAPWKAIAVVVLYFLIQQNDAYVVTPYVMSQHLELPPALTLIGQIFFTTFLGLPGLILALPLLVVFRVWIEEALIKDVLDPWQRWRC
- a CDS encoding N-acetylmuramoyl-L-alanine amidase codes for the protein MALQVVYPPASHETTAPRIFLIGTHDPREPVWVNGEPVKRSSAGHFAPSVPLALGDNLITVRGGSQTRTLRVRRVLPRPQATPLAPAVDVARLPGEPLCFQAVVPAGAEPVFVRLGSLQMPLTPVTSGLPLANADVLLTAAPATGITTFYRGCGRGSQPGVLGRPELVWRGQTWQSPGVVTVLDPDDLALATLQEEGIARTGPGTDYARLTPLPVGTQDQVTGWEGDWLRLGYGGWLHRRQVSLHPSRAVPHTVLQGVRSQVGAEWTEIHFPLATPIPITIHQEPGVIQITLWHTTAQTDFIRLDPSPAVRFFTWQQVAPGQVRYRFYAPGAQLWGYGVSYRDNVLVLHLRHPPRLAVDSLRGVRILIDPGHGGPEDLGALGPDGTPEKQVTLQISQLLAERLRQRGAAVFLTRTQDVAVSLAERVRLIQEREPHVALSLHYNALPDAGDVWATQGIGAFWYHPQSQDLARFLHDYLTRHAQRPSYGVFWGNLALTRPTVCPAVLLELGFMIHPEEFEWIVNPSAQQRLAQVLAQGIEAWLRQAVTSTASAARGPIHP
- a CDS encoding phycobilisome rod-core linker polypeptide, encoding MTLPLLAYRPTTQNHRVRDFGPAEINEDSPRIYRLEDVSTPDEMDALIWAAYRQIFSEHLILQSCRQVTLESQLKNRAITVRDFIRGLAQSDPFYRLVVAANNNYRLVDICLRRILGRAAYNRDEEIAWSIRIATRGFRGFVNELIDSDEYTETFGDNVVPYQRRRMQGRPFNLVTPRYDGNYRAKEGIGFIDWNYVLIRFYQQQAQTRRRRLAKAGDPELYRSLAQQVATQPQPTPNVRVQELDFLAKVPRRR
- a CDS encoding TRAP transporter small permease subunit — encoded protein: MGWVSWVNRLSQRAGQVAMALVPLLVLIGAWNVLGRYVGRAVGRNLSSNAFLELQWYLFSAIFFLGAAYTLLHNGHVRVDVLVNRWSERRRAWMDLWGTLLFLLPFVVLLIWVTVPPVVASWQVGEQSPDPGGLPRYWVKTLPLVGFGLLLLQGIAQVVQLGQFLRRRPD
- the psbM gene encoding photosystem II reaction center protein PsbM, producing the protein METNILALIGTALLVLIPSAFLIILYVQTASRGEGQR